Proteins from a genomic interval of Thamnophis elegans isolate rThaEle1 chromosome 2, rThaEle1.pri, whole genome shotgun sequence:
- the LOC116503450 gene encoding LOW QUALITY PROTEIN: major histocompatibility complex class I-related gene protein-like (The sequence of the model RefSeq protein was modified relative to this genomic sequence to represent the inferred CDS: inserted 3 bases in 2 codons) has translation MSLRSAPWLLLALVAVALRGSCFGASSHSMKYFYTSISDPSQGQQPHFVAVGYVDDQLFSYYDSHSQRLQPRVSWMEKVGKEVPQYWDRNSQIVRGQEESFRVSLENLRIRYNQSEGLHTWQLMYGCELQRDKTKRGFRQFGYEGRTFITFDKETLTWVAPVPQAQITQRKWDAFSAXNQGHKFYLEEICIEWPPLFPRVNSGGAVSAETPKVTVSSRTEMEDGMETHICRVDGFYPREIDASWRRDGEVWLEETFHGSVAPNADGTYHYWLSIWIEPKERSLYRCHVEHDGLQEPLDLELKEPTSSKSNLGLIIGCFVXLPLACVMAGILVFFKKRQDDYKAAPTSDKGSSSSDQGSNRSV, from the exons GCGCCTCCTCCCACTCCATGAAGTATTTCTATACCTCCATCTCGGACCCCAGTCAGGGGCAGCAGCCCCACTTTGTCGCTGTGGGGTACGTGGATGATCAGCTCTTCAGTTACTATGACAGCCACAGCCAGAGATTGCAGCCTCGAgtctcctggatggagaaggtggGGAAGGAGGTTCCCCAATACTGGGACAGAAACTCCCAGATAGTACGTGGCCAAGAGGAGTCGTTCAGAGTAAGCCTGGAGAACCTGAGGATTCGCTACAATCAGAGCGAAG GCCTTCACACATGGCAGCTGATGTATGGCTGTGAGCTCCAGAGAGACAAGACCAAAAGAGGGTTTAGGCAGTTTGGCTACGAAGGGAGGACCTTCATCACCTTCGACAAGGAGACCCTCACCTGGGTGGCTCCCGTCCCCCAGGCCCAGATCACCCAGAGGAAATGGGATGCTTTTTCAG AAAATCAGGGACATAAGTTTTACCTGGAGGAAATCTGCATTGAGTGGCCGCCCCTTTTCCCTAG AGTTAATTCTGGGGGTGCCGTTTCTGCAGAGACCCCAAAGGTGACAGTGAGCAGCCGGACGGAGATGGAGGATGGGATGGAGACGCACATCTGCCGCGTGGATGGCTTCTACCCCAGGGAGATCGATGCCTCCTGGAGGAGGGATGGGGAGGtatggctggaagagaccttccaTGGGTCTGTGGCCCCCAACGCGGATGGGACCTACCACTACTGGCTCAGCATCTGGATCGAGCCCAAAGAGAGGAGCCTCTATCGGTGCCACGTGGAGCACGATGGCCTGCAGGAGCCTCTGGACTTGGAGCTGAAGG AACCAACCAGTTCAAAATCCAACCTGGGGCTCATCATTGGCTGCTTTGT GCTGCCCCTGGCGTGTGTGATGGCTGGGATCCTGGTATTCTTCA AAAAACGTCAAGATGACTACAAAGCAGCACCAA caaGTGACAAAGGATCCAGCAGTTCAGACCAGG GGAGCAACCGGAGTGTTTAG